The following coding sequences lie in one Gadus morhua chromosome 20, gadMor3.0, whole genome shotgun sequence genomic window:
- the LOC115533285 gene encoding augurin-A yields MASLRFHLASVMALAVLTTLLSLRAVSGAPSKSAVAISPSKAQEFLAKLNRPKRNVWDRSRPDVQQWIQQFMYMGFDEQRLETDMAYWLDQSRATDQGRQHHHDENSPHANGDPGNYRHGANVNYDYY; encoded by the exons ATGGCTAGTCTGAGGTTTCACCTGGCCAGCGTTATGGCACTCGCTGTATTGACGACACTGCTGAGCCTCAGAG CTGTCAGCGGTGCTCCCTCCAAGTCCGCTGTTGCCATCAGTCCTTCGAAGGCACAAGAGTTCCTGGCTAAGCTGAACCGGCCCAAAAGAAACGTCTGGGATCGCAGCCGCCCAGACGTACAGCAGTGGATTCAGCAGTTCATGTACATGGGCTTTGATGAGCAG aggCTGGAAACCGACATGGCGTACTGGTTGGACCAGTCACGAGCAACGGATCAAGGTCGTCAGCACCATCACGATGAGAACTCCCCGCATGCCAACGGCGACCCGGGCAATTATAGACACGGCGCCAATGTAAACTACGACTACTActaa
- the LOC115533283 gene encoding UDP-glucuronic acid decarboxylase 1 isoform X2 encodes MNRIVWVISGINRRMMKLLVALALIAYIASVWGTYTNMRSIQELSEMKIEQRIDEAVAPLREKIHDLELSFTQKYPPVKFLSEKDRKRILITGGAGFVGSHLTDKLMMDGHEVTVVDNFFTGRKRNVEHWIGHENFELINHDVVEPLYIEVDQIYHLASPASPPNYMYNPIKTLKTNTIGTLNMLGLAKRVGARLLLASTSEVYGDPEVHPQNEEYWGHVNPIGPRACYDEGKRVAETMCYAYMKQEGVEVRVARIFNTFGSRMHMNDGRVVSNFILQALQGEPLTVYGSGLQTRAFQYVSDLVNGLVLLMNSNISSPVNLGNPEEHTILEFAQLIKSLVVSHSQIQFLPEAQDDPQRRRPDIRKAKMMLGWEPVVPLEEGLNKTIQYFSRELEHQANNQYIPKPKAARMKKGRPRHN; translated from the exons ATGAATCGGATAGTGTGGGTGATCTCAGGGATAAACAGGAGAATGATGAAGCTGCTGGTTGCCCTCGCGTTGATCGCCTACATAGCCT CTGTCTGGGGAACGTATACGAACATGAG ATCGATACAGGAACTCAGCGAGATGAAGATTGAGCAAAGAATAGATGAA GCTGTAGCTCCCCTCAGAGAGAAGATTCATGACCTTGAGCTTAG TTTTACCCAGAAATATCCTCCTGTCAAATTCCTCTCAGAAAAGGATCGGAAGAGGATTTTG ATCACGGGCGGCGCGGGCTTCGTGGGCTCCCACCTCACTGACAAGCTGATGATGGACGGCCACGAGGTGACCGTGGTGGACAACTTCTTCACGGGCAGGAAGAGGAACGTGGAGCACTGGATCGGCCACGAGAACTTTGAGCTCATCAACCACGACGTGGTGGAGCCTCTGTACATCGAAG TGGATCAGATCTACCACCTGGCATCTCCAGCCTCTCCGCCAAACTACATGTACAACCCCATCAAGACCTTGAAGACCAACACCATAGGAACTCTCAACATGCTTG GGCTGGCGAAGCGCGTGGGAGCGAGGCTCTTGCTGGCCTCCACGTCCGAGGTGTATGGag ACCCAGAGGTCCACCCCCAGAACGAGGAGTACTGGGGGCACGTCAACCCCATCGGGCCCCGGGCGTGCTACGACGAGGGCAAGCGGGTGGCGGAGACCATGTGCTACGCCTACATGAAACAG gaaggtgtggaggtgagggtggCCCGGATCTTCAACACGTTTGGCTCCAGGATGCACATGAACGACGGCCGAGTCGTCAGCAATTTCATCCTGCAAGCGCTTCAGGGAGAACCGCTCACG GTGTATGGTTCAGGACTGCAGACCAGAGCCTTCCAGTATGTAAG TGACCTGGTGAATGGCCTGGTGCTCCTGATGAACAGTAACATCAGCAGTCCAGTCAACctg GGAAACCCAGAGGAGCACACCATCCTGGAGTTTGCCCAGCTCATCAAGAGCCTTGTGG TGAGCCACAGTCAGATCCAGTTCCTTCCTGAGGCCCAGGATGACCCCCAGAGACGGCGGCCAGACATCCGCAAAGCTAAGATGATGCTGGGTTGGGAGCCCGTG GTACCGTTGGAGGAGGGATTGAATAAAACCATCCAGTACTTCAGCAGAGAGCTGGAGCACCAGGCCAACAACCAGTACATCCCCAAGCCCAAGGCGGCGCGGATGAAGAAGGGACGCCCCAGACATAACTGA
- the LOC115533283 gene encoding UDP-glucuronic acid decarboxylase 1 isoform X1, which translates to MNRIVWVISGINRRMMKLLVALALIAYIASVWGTYTNMRSIQELSEMKIEQRIDEAVAPLREKIHDLELSFTQKYPPVKFLSEKDRKRILITGGAGFVGSHLTDKLMMDGHEVTVVDNFFTGRKRNVEHWIGHENFELINHDVVEPLYIEVDQIYHLASPASPPNYMYNPIKTLKTNTIGTLNMLGLAKRVGARLLLASTSEVYGDPEVHPQNEEYWGHVNPIGPRACYDEGKRVAETMCYAYMKQEGVEVRVARIFNTFGSRMHMNDGRVVSNFILQALQGEPLTVYGSGLQTRAFQYVSDLVNGLVLLMNSNISSPVNLGNPEEHTILEFAQLIKSLVERVSTVSHSQIQFLPEAQDDPQRRRPDIRKAKMMLGWEPVVPLEEGLNKTIQYFSRELEHQANNQYIPKPKAARMKKGRPRHN; encoded by the exons ATGAATCGGATAGTGTGGGTGATCTCAGGGATAAACAGGAGAATGATGAAGCTGCTGGTTGCCCTCGCGTTGATCGCCTACATAGCCT CTGTCTGGGGAACGTATACGAACATGAG ATCGATACAGGAACTCAGCGAGATGAAGATTGAGCAAAGAATAGATGAA GCTGTAGCTCCCCTCAGAGAGAAGATTCATGACCTTGAGCTTAG TTTTACCCAGAAATATCCTCCTGTCAAATTCCTCTCAGAAAAGGATCGGAAGAGGATTTTG ATCACGGGCGGCGCGGGCTTCGTGGGCTCCCACCTCACTGACAAGCTGATGATGGACGGCCACGAGGTGACCGTGGTGGACAACTTCTTCACGGGCAGGAAGAGGAACGTGGAGCACTGGATCGGCCACGAGAACTTTGAGCTCATCAACCACGACGTGGTGGAGCCTCTGTACATCGAAG TGGATCAGATCTACCACCTGGCATCTCCAGCCTCTCCGCCAAACTACATGTACAACCCCATCAAGACCTTGAAGACCAACACCATAGGAACTCTCAACATGCTTG GGCTGGCGAAGCGCGTGGGAGCGAGGCTCTTGCTGGCCTCCACGTCCGAGGTGTATGGag ACCCAGAGGTCCACCCCCAGAACGAGGAGTACTGGGGGCACGTCAACCCCATCGGGCCCCGGGCGTGCTACGACGAGGGCAAGCGGGTGGCGGAGACCATGTGCTACGCCTACATGAAACAG gaaggtgtggaggtgagggtggCCCGGATCTTCAACACGTTTGGCTCCAGGATGCACATGAACGACGGCCGAGTCGTCAGCAATTTCATCCTGCAAGCGCTTCAGGGAGAACCGCTCACG GTGTATGGTTCAGGACTGCAGACCAGAGCCTTCCAGTATGTAAG TGACCTGGTGAATGGCCTGGTGCTCCTGATGAACAGTAACATCAGCAGTCCAGTCAACctg GGAAACCCAGAGGAGCACACCATCCTGGAGTTTGCCCAGCTCATCAAGAGCCTTGTGG AACGTGTGTCCACAGTGAGCCACAGTCAGATCCAGTTCCTTCCTGAGGCCCAGGATGACCCCCAGAGACGGCGGCCAGACATCCGCAAAGCTAAGATGATGCTGGGTTGGGAGCCCGTG GTACCGTTGGAGGAGGGATTGAATAAAACCATCCAGTACTTCAGCAGAGAGCTGGAGCACCAGGCCAACAACCAGTACATCCCCAAGCCCAAGGCGGCGCGGATGAAGAAGGGACGCCCCAGACATAACTGA